The segment CGGTGCCGGGGCGGAGCCAACCGGTCACATAGGAACCGGAGTTGATGCCCATCCAGGTGAGGGCGGTCTGCACATTACCGAGGGTGGCCTGGTCGTTGGGGCAGGTGCTGCCCTGCTGGCGGTTGAAGGCGGCGTTGCAGAACTGGTTCTGGGTGTAGTTCCTGCCGAACCAGGTCGCGATGGTGTTGCCGGAGGCGGCCCAGCACCAGTTGGTGTTCTCCTGGGCCTGCATGGCGATGTCGAGGCGGTTGGCGGCGAAGCGCGGTGCGGCCGCCGCCTTCGCGGCGGTGGGGGTGTGCGCCGGGGGCGTGAGGGGCGCTGCCGAGGCGGCGGTCACGCCCGTGAGCAGGGATAGTGCGGCGGTCGTGAGCGCTGCGGCCGACAGCCCTCTGCGGCGGGAACGGCGTGCGTGGGGTGCACGTGTCATGGC is part of the Streptomyces platensis genome and harbors:
- a CDS encoding papain-like cysteine protease family protein, yielding MTRAPHARRSRRRGLSAAALTTAALSLLTGVTAASAAPLTPPAHTPTAAKAAAAPRFAANRLDIAMQAQENTNWCWAASGNTIATWFGRNYTQNQFCNAAFNRQQGSTCPNDQATLGNVQTALTWMGINSGSYVTGWLRPGTVQSEIDARRPVETRIQWSSGGGHMHVVYGYDTDRNWIYWGDPWAANSRYNWGDFDYYVNGSSFSWTHSLYRIGA